Proteins found in one Streptococcus criceti HS-6 genomic segment:
- a CDS encoding iron-containing alcohol dehydrogenase family protein → MTTNVMANYSYGEDCYQEIPTVLKPYGIKSVALIGGKRALAATESEVRAILSKAGIKVTGSFVYGVDSTQTNIDKLAANPDVQKADALFGFGGGRAIDTTKMVSKALDKPTFTFPTICSNCSAGTAIAVVYKDDHSVLRYGYPDSPLHIFINTRVIAEAPSKYFWAGIGDGISKAPEVEHAVAEAKKNGLAELPHTATLGHAVALSSKDAFYDYGKQGLEDVKNNKASKAVEEIALDIVVSTGYASNLVNQPDFYYNSCHAHAFYNGTTAVQRQGEYLHGVVVSYGVLVLHAYFQEQDELVRVAKFNRELGLPTTLKELGLTEADIPKIVDVALTTNEYKNTPFDADKFAQAIRDVDKLGQSLD, encoded by the coding sequence ATGACAACTAACGTAATGGCTAATTATAGCTATGGAGAAGACTGCTATCAAGAAATTCCCACAGTTCTCAAACCTTATGGTATTAAAAGTGTTGCCCTGATTGGAGGGAAACGAGCACTGGCTGCGACAGAGAGTGAAGTCCGGGCTATTTTAAGCAAGGCTGGCATTAAAGTGACAGGAAGTTTTGTCTACGGGGTGGATTCAACCCAAACTAATATTGATAAGTTGGCGGCCAATCCGGATGTGCAAAAGGCAGATGCCCTCTTTGGTTTCGGTGGCGGACGGGCTATCGACACGACTAAAATGGTTTCTAAGGCATTAGATAAGCCAACTTTTACCTTCCCGACTATTTGTTCTAACTGTTCAGCCGGTACGGCTATTGCTGTTGTCTACAAGGATGATCACTCTGTACTCCGCTATGGTTACCCAGACTCACCTTTGCATATTTTTATCAATACTCGTGTTATTGCGGAAGCGCCAAGCAAGTACTTCTGGGCTGGCATTGGTGATGGAATTTCTAAGGCTCCGGAAGTGGAGCATGCGGTAGCAGAGGCTAAGAAAAACGGTTTGGCTGAACTACCTCATACGGCGACCTTGGGGCATGCCGTTGCCCTATCATCCAAGGATGCCTTCTATGACTATGGTAAGCAGGGGCTGGAAGATGTTAAAAATAATAAAGCTTCTAAAGCGGTTGAAGAAATTGCTTTGGATATCGTTGTCTCAACGGGTTACGCTTCAAACTTAGTCAATCAGCCTGACTTTTATTACAATTCTTGTCATGCACATGCCTTTTACAATGGAACAACAGCTGTTCAACGGCAGGGGGAATATCTTCATGGTGTTGTTGTTTCCTATGGTGTTTTGGTCCTTCATGCCTATTTCCAAGAACAAGACGAACTGGTAAGAGTAGCGAAATTCAATAGAGAGCTGGGACTGCCAACTACCCTTAAGGAGTTGGGCTTGACAGAGGCCGATATTCCAAAAATTGTCGACGTTGCTCTGACTACCAATGAATATAAAAATACACCTTTTGATGCTGATAAATTTGCTCAGGCTATCCGAGACGTTGATAAACTGGGACAAAGTCTAGACTAA
- the asnS gene encoding asparagine--tRNA ligase: MTKDLVSISDVPKHVGKEVTIGSWVANKSGKGKIAFLQLRDGTAFFQGVAFKPNFIEKYGEEVGLEKFDTIKHLSQETSVYVTGIVKEDERSKFGYELDITDIEVIGESKDYPITPKEHGTDFLMDNRHLWLRSRKQMAIMQIRNAIIYATYDFFDKNGFIKFDSPILSGNAAEDSTELFETDYFGTPAYLSQSGQLYLEAGAMALGRVFDFGPVFRAEKSKTRRHLTEFWMMDAEYSFLNHEESLDLQEAYVKALIQGVLDRAPQALEILERDVDLLKSYIDKPFKRVSYDDAIDLLQEHENDADTDYEHLEHGDDFGSPHETWISNYFGVPTFVVNYPASFKAFYMKPVPGNPDRVLCADLLAPEGYGEIIGGSMREDDYDALVAKMDELEMDKSEYDFYLDLRKYGSVPHGGFGIGIERMVTFVAGTKHIREAIPFPRMLHRIKP; the protein is encoded by the coding sequence ATGACTAAAGATTTAGTAAGCATTAGTGATGTACCAAAACATGTTGGAAAAGAAGTTACCATCGGCAGCTGGGTTGCCAACAAATCTGGTAAAGGAAAGATTGCCTTCCTCCAACTCCGTGATGGAACTGCCTTTTTCCAAGGTGTCGCTTTCAAGCCAAACTTCATCGAAAAATACGGTGAAGAAGTAGGTCTCGAAAAATTCGATACTATCAAACACTTGAGCCAAGAAACCTCTGTCTATGTGACTGGTATTGTCAAAGAAGACGAGCGTTCAAAATTTGGCTATGAACTGGATATCACGGATATCGAAGTAATTGGTGAATCAAAAGACTATCCCATCACACCAAAAGAACACGGGACAGACTTCCTCATGGATAATCGTCACCTTTGGTTACGCTCACGTAAACAAATGGCCATTATGCAAATCCGTAACGCCATTATTTATGCGACTTACGATTTCTTTGATAAGAATGGCTTCATCAAGTTTGACAGCCCGATTCTGTCAGGCAATGCTGCTGAAGATTCAACTGAATTATTTGAAACGGACTACTTTGGTACTCCAGCCTACTTAAGTCAATCTGGTCAGCTTTACCTTGAAGCGGGTGCTATGGCTCTTGGCCGCGTCTTTGACTTTGGTCCCGTTTTTCGAGCTGAAAAATCTAAGACTCGCCGCCACTTGACTGAGTTCTGGATGATGGATGCAGAATATTCCTTCCTCAACCATGAGGAATCACTTGATCTTCAAGAAGCCTATGTTAAAGCTTTGATCCAAGGCGTTCTTGACCGTGCTCCGCAAGCTTTGGAAATCTTGGAACGTGATGTTGATCTGCTTAAGAGCTATATTGACAAGCCTTTCAAACGCGTCTCTTATGACGATGCCATTGACCTTTTGCAAGAACATGAAAATGATGCGGATACCGACTATGAACACCTAGAGCATGGTGATGATTTTGGGTCACCACATGAAACTTGGATTTCAAACTACTTTGGTGTGCCAACCTTTGTAGTCAACTATCCAGCCAGTTTCAAAGCCTTTTACATGAAGCCCGTACCTGGCAATCCAGACCGCGTCCTCTGTGCCGATCTTTTGGCCCCAGAAGGCTACGGTGAGATCATTGGGGGTTCCATGCGTGAAGATGACTATGATGCTCTCGTCGCTAAAATGGATGAGTTGGAAATGGACAAGTCAGAGTATGACTTTTATCTTGACTTACGTAAATACGGTTCCGTGCCCCATGGTGGTTTCGGTATCGGTATCGAACGGATGGTGACCTTCGTAGCAGGCACCAAACACATTCGTGAAGCTATCCCCTTCCCACGGATGCTCCATCGGATCAAACCGTAA
- a CDS encoding DUF5590 domain-containing protein — protein MEEPKKRHFWRYFISVLLILALALAGAISFFIGATKPQKEMKTEAIKTARQYADFSSISTVQQYNGKEVFYTVFGQDESGQKIMVTINKKHSGQVYVYHADQGISSKDAQRVAKSNGAETIQKTTFGMAEGVPVWEVRSGGAYYLVNFETGDLIKREGL, from the coding sequence ATGGAAGAGCCTAAAAAGAGGCATTTTTGGCGGTATTTTATCAGCGTCTTGTTAATCTTGGCCTTAGCCCTTGCCGGAGCCATTAGTTTCTTTATCGGAGCCACTAAACCCCAAAAAGAAATGAAGACTGAGGCGATTAAAACAGCAAGGCAGTATGCAGATTTCAGCTCCATTAGTACCGTCCAGCAGTACAATGGCAAGGAAGTTTTTTATACAGTATTTGGTCAGGATGAATCTGGACAAAAGATTATGGTAACCATCAATAAAAAGCATTCTGGTCAAGTTTATGTTTATCATGCTGATCAGGGTATCAGTTCTAAGGATGCCCAAAGAGTAGCTAAATCTAATGGTGCTGAAACCATTCAAAAGACAACCTTTGGCATGGCTGAGGGTGTCCCAGTTTGGGAGGTTCGTTCTGGTGGTGCCTATTATCTTGTTAATTTTGAAACCGGCGATCTTATAAAAAGGGAGGGACTATGA
- a CDS encoding ATP-grasp domain-containing protein, with amino-acid sequence MTRPLNFVMISPHFPTNFEPFAHRLRANGFNTLGIADTPYEELSDSLKTALTEYYRVDNMEDYDQVYRAVAYFAHKYGRIDRIESHNEYWLELDAHLRTDFNVFGYKNDDMLSIKTKRQMKEIFRQTGIKVARGEVFHSDDEARNLAKELGFPVIIKPNSGVGASDTYKIKSQAELEDFLGHQTPDVEYIMEEFIDGDIITFDGLTDHDGNIVFYSGLEYSEAVLDTLDHDNDMFYYIPREFSPELIELGKQCVKAFNVKERFFHFEFFRVKKTKDLMALEINCRPPGGLTIDMWNYADDFDIFDQYAKIVRDNQFTADVQHRYNVVYISRKANRNYAHSLEDIQAHFGDKIILIQSVPGVFAQIMGEVGILARTQTMDELRELVSYAQAKV; translated from the coding sequence ATGACAAGACCCTTAAATTTTGTAATGATTTCCCCTCATTTCCCAACGAACTTTGAACCTTTTGCCCATCGCCTAAGGGCTAATGGTTTTAACACTTTGGGAATTGCGGATACCCCTTATGAGGAACTGAGTGACAGCTTGAAGACTGCTTTAACCGAGTATTACCGTGTGGATAATATGGAAGATTACGATCAAGTCTACCGAGCAGTAGCCTACTTTGCCCATAAGTATGGTCGTATTGATCGCATCGAATCCCACAATGAATATTGGCTGGAGTTAGATGCCCATTTGCGGACAGACTTTAATGTTTTTGGTTATAAAAATGATGATATGCTGTCCATTAAGACCAAACGGCAGATGAAGGAAATTTTCCGCCAAACTGGTATCAAGGTTGCCCGTGGAGAGGTTTTCCATAGTGATGATGAGGCACGCAACTTGGCTAAAGAACTGGGCTTCCCAGTTATTATCAAGCCTAATTCAGGAGTAGGAGCTTCTGACACCTATAAGATTAAGTCACAAGCTGAACTGGAGGATTTCTTGGGCCATCAGACGCCTGATGTTGAGTACATCATGGAAGAGTTTATTGATGGTGATATCATCACCTTTGATGGCTTGACTGACCATGATGGTAACATCGTCTTTTACTCTGGCTTGGAATATTCTGAGGCTGTTTTGGATACCTTAGACCATGATAATGACATGTTCTACTATATCCCTAGGGAATTTTCACCAGAGTTGATTGAGCTAGGAAAACAGTGTGTCAAGGCTTTCAACGTAAAAGAACGTTTCTTCCACTTTGAATTCTTCCGCGTTAAGAAAACCAAAGACCTTATGGCTCTTGAAATCAACTGCCGTCCACCAGGTGGCTTGACTATTGATATGTGGAACTATGCAGATGATTTTGATATCTTTGACCAGTATGCCAAGATTGTACGGGACAATCAATTTACCGCCGATGTTCAGCATCGTTATAATGTGGTTTATATCTCTCGTAAGGCCAATCGTAATTATGCTCATAGCTTAGAAGATATTCAAGCTCACTTTGGTGATAAGATTATTTTGATCCAGTCTGTTCCAGGCGTCTTCGCTCAAATCATGGGAGAAGTTGGTATCCTAGCTAGAACCCAAACTATGGATGAGCTCAGAGAATTAGTCAGTTATGCTCAAGCTAAGGTTTGA
- a CDS encoding pyridoxal phosphate-dependent aminotransferase, producing the protein MTYLSNRVLEMEESITLAAGARAKELKSQGRDILSLTLGQPDFVTPKNIQEAAIKAIESGRASFYTVASGLPELKAAINTYMEKFYGYSVETNQIVAGTGAKFILYAFFMAVLNPGDEVIIPTPYWVSYADQVKVAQGQSVFVPAKEENNFKVTVDQLEAARTDKTKVFLLNSPSNPTGMIYEADELQAIGDWAVQHDILILADDIYGRLVYNGAEFTPISTLSQAIRQQTIVINGAAKSYAMTGWRVGFAVGNPEIIGAMGKIISQTTSNLTTVSQYAAIEAFTGDQSTVENMRQAFEERLNTIHPLLNEIPGFKTVKPQGAFYLFPNIKEAMKMKGYDDVTDFTTAILEETGVALVTGAGFGAPYNVRLSYAADLDTLKEAVRRIKAFMEK; encoded by the coding sequence ATGACCTATTTGTCAAATCGTGTTTTAGAAATGGAAGAAAGTATCACCCTAGCTGCGGGAGCGCGTGCTAAAGAACTCAAGTCACAAGGACGTGATATTCTCAGTCTGACTTTAGGACAGCCTGATTTTGTAACGCCCAAGAATATCCAAGAAGCTGCCATTAAGGCTATTGAGAGTGGTCGGGCTTCCTTTTATACAGTTGCTTCTGGTTTGCCTGAGCTTAAGGCTGCTATCAATACCTATATGGAAAAATTCTACGGTTATTCAGTTGAGACCAACCAGATTGTAGCAGGAACGGGGGCAAAATTTATTCTCTATGCCTTCTTCATGGCAGTCCTTAATCCAGGTGATGAAGTTATTATTCCGACACCTTATTGGGTATCTTATGCTGACCAAGTCAAGGTCGCCCAAGGTCAATCTGTCTTTGTTCCAGCTAAGGAAGAAAATAATTTCAAGGTGACTGTTGATCAGCTAGAGGCTGCTAGAACAGATAAAACCAAGGTCTTTCTTCTCAACAGTCCATCCAATCCAACGGGGATGATTTATGAAGCTGATGAATTACAGGCTATTGGCGATTGGGCTGTCCAACACGATATCCTGATTTTAGCTGATGATATCTACGGACGTTTGGTCTACAATGGGGCTGAATTTACACCGATTTCAACCTTGTCTCAGGCTATCAGACAGCAGACTATTGTAATCAATGGAGCTGCCAAATCTTATGCCATGACAGGTTGGCGGGTTGGCTTTGCCGTTGGCAACCCAGAGATTATCGGAGCTATGGGTAAAATTATCAGTCAGACGACCTCTAATCTTACGACAGTTTCCCAATATGCAGCTATTGAAGCTTTTACAGGGGATCAGTCCACGGTTGAAAACATGCGGCAGGCCTTCGAGGAAAGGCTTAATACGATCCATCCCCTGCTCAATGAAATTCCTGGTTTCAAAACGGTCAAGCCACAAGGGGCCTTCTATCTCTTCCCAAATATTAAGGAAGCGATGAAAATGAAGGGCTACGATGATGTGACCGACTTTACCACTGCTATCTTGGAAGAAACGGGTGTTGCCCTAGTAACGGGTGCCGGTTTTGGGGCACCTTACAATGTCCGCCTCAGCTATGCAGCCGATTTGGATACGCTCAAGGAAGCTGTTCGCCGAATTAAGGCATTTATGGAGAAATAA
- a CDS encoding bifunctional DnaQ family exonuclease/ATP-dependent helicase — MTDKKLGRKYAVVDLEATSASTTAQIIQVGIVIVEQGQIVQTYETDVNPHEYLTNHIIELTGITDQQLAKAPDFSQVAGEIFDLIKDCVFVAHNVKFDANLLAEQLFLEGYELRTPRVDTVELSQVFFPTLERYRLSDLAWHLELNLEQAHTAITDAYATAQLLLKIQEKIASLPRLTVERILDFADHLLYESRLVIDEVYVGMAAEIPKGFRDINNLLVSEVVPLLQERQLSADFATNLALLDLEDRPAQATFAQAITDNYERPKPLFIQAQAGLGKTYGYLLPLLTKVRNEKIIVTVPTKVLQDQIMEQEGQQLAQVFHVNLHSLKSPRNYIKLDAFAGSLAKDDSNRLINRYKMQLLVWLTQTQTGDLDEIKQKQRFEAYFDQIRHDGHLSKKSPFWDCDFWKLSYDRAKQARVIITNHAYFLTRVEDDKDFVKGQVLVVDEAQKLFLNMEQFSRRQVNLNQVMKHLHEALEHPNNHLQGRILESLQYELSNLNQQFYQNRQLTIPDCQVEKIRQDLLELDEPDLFELKELFAPVFSDFWLSQDWSQEHRITKLNSARLDFMNLKDFLPETAKTYFVSASLDISEQVSLPDLLGFKVYDYQRLAQERQMGQEIWLDSSMPAIPDLSAQDYAQEIASRLIGLSQLNKPILVLFNAKKPMFDVSEKLDEVDLSHLCQHKNGLAANVKRRFDKGEASILLGTGSFWEGVDFNNQDNLIEVVTRLPFDNPEDPFTKKLNRQLVQDGKHPFYDYSLPVTILRLMQAIGRSKRRQSQKSAVVILDKRILTKGYGRLIYDTLAQRFPVSERKFVRILPELAHFFKNI; from the coding sequence ATGACTGACAAGAAGCTTGGACGAAAATATGCCGTGGTTGACTTAGAAGCCACCAGCGCTTCGACGACGGCTCAGATTATTCAGGTTGGGATTGTCATTGTTGAGCAAGGTCAAATCGTCCAGACCTATGAGACCGATGTCAATCCTCACGAGTACCTGACCAATCATATTATTGAGCTGACAGGAATTACAGACCAGCAGCTGGCTAAAGCTCCCGATTTTTCTCAGGTGGCTGGAGAAATTTTTGACCTGATTAAGGACTGTGTCTTTGTAGCCCACAATGTGAAATTTGATGCTAATCTCTTGGCGGAACAACTCTTTTTAGAAGGTTATGAATTGCGGACTCCTAGAGTAGATACGGTGGAATTATCACAGGTTTTCTTCCCTACTCTGGAGCGTTATCGTCTGTCGGATTTGGCCTGGCATTTAGAGTTGAATTTGGAACAGGCCCACACGGCCATAACCGATGCCTATGCTACCGCTCAACTTCTGCTCAAGATTCAGGAGAAAATTGCTAGTTTACCTCGCTTGACGGTTGAGCGGATTTTGGATTTTGCGGACCATTTGCTGTATGAATCTCGTCTGGTAATTGATGAAGTCTACGTTGGAATGGCAGCCGAAATCCCCAAGGGTTTTCGTGACATTAATAATCTACTTGTAAGTGAAGTAGTTCCCTTACTGCAGGAACGGCAGTTATCAGCGGATTTTGCGACTAATTTGGCTCTCTTGGATTTGGAAGATAGGCCAGCTCAGGCAACTTTTGCTCAGGCAATCACCGATAATTATGAGCGACCTAAACCTCTTTTTATTCAGGCTCAAGCTGGGTTGGGAAAAACTTACGGCTATTTGTTGCCCCTTTTGACCAAGGTTAGGAATGAAAAAATCATTGTGACAGTACCGACCAAGGTTTTGCAGGATCAAATCATGGAGCAAGAAGGACAGCAGCTGGCTCAGGTTTTTCATGTCAATCTGCACAGTCTCAAGAGTCCGCGGAATTACATCAAATTAGATGCTTTCGCTGGAAGTTTGGCAAAGGATGATAGCAACCGATTGATCAATCGGTACAAGATGCAACTCCTAGTTTGGTTGACACAAACCCAGACGGGAGATCTTGATGAAATCAAGCAGAAACAGCGTTTTGAAGCCTACTTTGACCAAATTCGTCACGATGGTCATCTTAGCAAAAAGTCCCCTTTTTGGGACTGTGATTTCTGGAAGCTTTCCTATGACCGTGCTAAGCAAGCACGGGTTATCATTACCAACCATGCTTATTTCCTGACTAGGGTTGAAGATGACAAGGACTTTGTCAAGGGGCAGGTGCTAGTGGTTGATGAGGCCCAAAAACTCTTTCTCAATATGGAGCAATTCTCCAGACGGCAGGTTAATCTCAATCAGGTTATGAAACACTTGCATGAGGCCTTGGAGCATCCAAACAATCATCTTCAAGGTCGAATTCTGGAGAGCCTCCAGTATGAATTGTCCAATTTAAACCAGCAATTTTATCAGAATAGGCAGCTAACTATTCCAGACTGTCAGGTTGAAAAAATTCGACAAGATTTGTTGGAGCTAGATGAGCCTGACTTGTTTGAACTTAAGGAGCTGTTTGCCCCTGTTTTTTCTGATTTTTGGCTCAGTCAGGATTGGTCTCAAGAACATCGTATCACTAAGCTGAATAGTGCTCGCCTGGATTTTATGAATCTCAAGGATTTTCTGCCAGAGACGGCCAAAACTTATTTTGTTTCAGCCAGTCTGGATATTAGCGAGCAGGTTTCCCTGCCTGATCTGCTAGGCTTTAAGGTTTACGATTATCAGCGATTAGCTCAAGAACGCCAGATGGGACAAGAAATCTGGTTGGATAGCTCTATGCCAGCTATTCCTGACTTGTCCGCTCAGGACTATGCCCAAGAAATTGCTAGCCGTTTGATAGGGTTGAGCCAACTGAACAAACCCATTCTGGTGCTCTTTAATGCTAAAAAGCCCATGTTTGATGTCTCTGAAAAACTGGATGAAGTAGATTTATCCCACCTCTGCCAGCACAAGAATGGTCTAGCCGCCAATGTCAAACGACGGTTTGATAAGGGGGAAGCAAGTATCCTCCTAGGGACAGGCTCTTTCTGGGAAGGGGTAGATTTTAATAATCAGGACAATCTGATTGAAGTTGTCACCCGTCTTCCCTTTGATAATCCTGAAGACCCCTTTACAAAAAAACTCAATCGTCAGTTGGTCCAAGATGGTAAACATCCATTCTATGATTATAGCCTACCGGTGACTATCTTGCGGCTTATGCAGGCTATTGGCCGGAGCAAGCGGCGTCAGTCTCAAAAGTCAGCAGTAGTTATTTTAGATAAGCGAATCTTGACGAAAGGTTACGGTCGCTTAATTTATGATACTCTTGCCCAAAGATTTCCTGTGTCGGAGAGAAAATTTGTAAGAATATTGCCAGAATTGGCTCATTTTTTCAAAAATATTTGA
- a CDS encoding alpha/beta hydrolase, giving the protein MKRTKLNNYYLEMEEHYLHVPYYDEERRIRVLLPKDYAKEDWASYPVLYMHDGQNIFYSKESFSGYSWKIIPTIKSHKELPKVIVVGIDNAEDNRLNEYAPWMTDVGTTPETASVGGDGMAYGDWVVNTVKPFIDKTYRTKSDPEHTLLAGSSMGGIITAYMGAAYPDVFGGLGVFSLASWFSERDFLRYCNSHPLKKDTKVYIQVGTKEGDEVDEQFAPNMNQAYIDCSLHYYQSLLKSRTPMEHIQLRVMANEIHHEKHWADHFLEFLQFTLKE; this is encoded by the coding sequence ATGAAGCGAACGAAACTCAACAATTACTATCTAGAAATGGAAGAACATTACCTGCATGTTCCCTACTATGATGAAGAGCGCCGTATTCGAGTGCTTCTGCCTAAAGATTATGCCAAGGAAGACTGGGCCAGCTATCCCGTACTCTATATGCACGATGGTCAAAATATTTTTTACAGCAAGGAGTCCTTCTCCGGTTACTCTTGGAAAATTATCCCAACTATCAAGAGTCACAAAGAGTTACCTAAGGTCATTGTTGTAGGAATTGACAATGCTGAGGACAACCGGCTCAATGAATATGCCCCTTGGATGACAGATGTTGGAACCACGCCTGAAACTGCCAGTGTCGGCGGAGATGGCATGGCTTACGGAGATTGGGTAGTCAACACTGTTAAACCTTTTATTGATAAAACCTATCGTACTAAATCAGATCCTGAGCATACCCTGCTAGCCGGCTCATCCATGGGAGGTATTATCACTGCTTATATGGGAGCGGCCTATCCGGATGTTTTTGGTGGCTTGGGAGTCTTCTCACTGGCTTCGTGGTTCAGTGAACGTGATTTTTTGCGTTACTGCAATAGTCACCCATTGAAAAAGGATACCAAGGTTTATATTCAAGTGGGCACCAAGGAAGGCGATGAGGTTGATGAACAGTTCGCTCCTAATATGAATCAAGCCTATATCGACTGCAGCCTTCACTACTATCAATCTCTGCTCAAATCAAGAACGCCTATGGAGCATATCCAGCTAAGAGTTATGGCCAATGAAATCCATCACGAAAAACATTGGGCTGACCACTTCCTTGAATTTTTACAGTTTACGCTAAAAGAATAA
- a CDS encoding CPBP family intramembrane glutamic endopeptidase, which translates to MKTLLDKLKWIGLAFAFLFLDFLAQTLFLAHKQLSHTGPALIASLGLTAVAVLAWLSLRLLKEPMTLKKIKWDMYALYVGIGTVILFVIKIIGGIIHQLMTHTTTSANQAAIDSLGMPIYLYFIFAVVFAPIFEEIIFRKCLFEKLFGFGRWKWLGLIVTSFLFGLLHLWSSLDNLMSLGLWITYAGMGLVIGFTTMMNKRIEFGYSIHVINNAIAVFFILLMQIVQ; encoded by the coding sequence ATGAAAACCCTACTCGATAAACTTAAATGGATTGGCCTAGCCTTTGCTTTCTTATTCCTTGACTTTCTGGCTCAAACCTTGTTTTTGGCCCACAAGCAACTGTCACATACAGGACCTGCCTTGATAGCTAGTCTGGGGTTAACTGCTGTTGCGGTTCTGGCTTGGTTGAGCTTACGGCTTTTAAAAGAGCCCATGACCTTAAAAAAAATTAAGTGGGACATGTACGCCCTCTATGTTGGTATTGGCACGGTTATCCTCTTTGTTATCAAAATAATCGGAGGCATTATTCACCAGCTGATGACCCACACAACCACCTCAGCCAATCAGGCAGCCATTGATAGTCTCGGGATGCCAATCTACCTCTACTTCATCTTTGCAGTAGTCTTCGCTCCTATTTTTGAGGAGATTATTTTCCGCAAGTGCCTTTTTGAAAAACTCTTTGGCTTTGGTCGCTGGAAATGGCTGGGATTAATCGTAACCAGCTTTCTCTTTGGCCTACTGCATCTATGGTCCTCTCTTGACAATCTGATGTCCCTAGGACTCTGGATTACCTACGCAGGTATGGGGCTGGTCATTGGCTTTACCACCATGATGAATAAGCGTATTGAATTTGGTTATAGCATTCATGTCATTAACAATGCCATTGCCGTCTTCTTTATCCTGCTCATGCAAATCGTTCAATAA
- a CDS encoding esterase family protein, whose protein sequence is MHFERRSQWSGELGREMYFNVYGHAGKPVVVFPSSGGSQDEYGDFGMIEACQDFIDRGLVKFYTPDSFDNESWLCEGKSAHDMALAHEAYDRYIVNELVPLIRYESNWAGGMMATGCSMGAFHTINFALRHPDLFDVAVAQSGVYDARFFTGEYYGDPAVYYNSPLDYLWNQEDSWFLDRYRQNAYIVSVGQGDWEAPHIVDTMRLEEAFSSKSIPGWFDYWGNDVAHDWPWWRLQMPYFLGKLEEDGRI, encoded by the coding sequence ATGCATTTTGAAAGAAGAAGTCAGTGGTCGGGTGAACTTGGCCGTGAGATGTATTTTAATGTCTATGGTCATGCTGGTAAACCAGTTGTTGTTTTTCCTTCATCGGGCGGCAGTCAGGATGAATACGGCGATTTTGGTATGATCGAAGCCTGTCAGGACTTTATTGACCGTGGCTTGGTTAAATTCTATACACCAGATTCTTTTGATAATGAATCTTGGCTCTGTGAAGGAAAATCAGCCCATGATATGGCTTTGGCCCATGAAGCCTATGATCGTTATATCGTTAATGAACTGGTACCTCTGATTCGCTATGAATCTAATTGGGCAGGGGGCATGATGGCAACGGGTTGCTCCATGGGGGCCTTCCATACCATCAACTTTGCCTTGCGACATCCGGATCTCTTTGATGTAGCTGTAGCTCAGTCCGGTGTTTATGATGCCCGTTTCTTTACAGGAGAGTACTATGGCGATCCAGCTGTTTATTATAATTCACCTTTAGATTATCTCTGGAATCAGGAAGACTCTTGGTTTTTGGATCGTTATCGGCAGAATGCCTATATCGTTTCAGTTGGTCAAGGTGATTGGGAAGCTCCTCATATCGTTGATACCATGCGCTTGGAAGAAGCTTTTTCATCCAAGTCCATTCCCGGCTGGTTCGATTACTGGGGCAATGATGTTGCTCATGATTGGCCGTGGTGGCGCTTGCAGATGCCATACTTCTTAGGAAAATTAGAAGAAGACGGAAGGATTTAG
- a CDS encoding RidA family protein → MKTFHTDNAPQALGPYVQAKQAGNLLFASGQVPLSPETGQVVGTGIEAQTQQVLKNIRAILTAAGTDFDHVVKTTCFLSDINDFAAFNDVYATAFKEEFPARSCVEVARLPKDVKVEVEVIAYLD, encoded by the coding sequence ATGAAAACCTTCCATACCGATAATGCTCCCCAGGCCTTAGGCCCTTACGTTCAAGCTAAACAAGCAGGTAACCTTCTCTTTGCTTCTGGTCAGGTTCCTCTTTCCCCTGAGACAGGGCAAGTAGTTGGAACCGGTATTGAAGCACAGACGCAACAGGTCCTTAAAAATATCAGAGCTATCTTGACAGCAGCCGGGACTGATTTTGACCATGTGGTCAAAACAACCTGTTTCTTGAGTGATATCAATGATTTTGCTGCCTTCAACGATGTCTATGCGACAGCTTTTAAAGAAGAATTTCCAGCTCGCTCTTGCGTCGAAGTGGCTCGTCTACCTAAGGATGTCAAAGTAGAAGTTGAAGTAATTGCTTATTTAGACTAG